The DNA window GGTTGACCCGGATGCCGTCGGCGTCGACACGCTTGTAGGCTTCCCAGGACCCGAATACTTCGAAGCGGTCCATAACCCCCACAGCCGCCCCAACCACCGCCCGGCCGACCGTGAGTTCACCCGGATCGCGGTTGAACTGATCGTAGCCGAAGGTGAAATTGGCCTCGCCCTGCCGAAGGTTTTCGGCGTCCCAGGTCTTGAAAAGCCCCGTGGTGCCGTCAAGGCTGGCAGCCTTCAGCCTGCTGGTCGATCCATCCTGCGCGAATCCGGGAAGTGTGAATAAAACCAATACTATACTTACCGCTGCTACGCGCATGCACCTACTATTCATATTAGCCTCTCCACTGTGCGTTACCATTCAATAGTCAAACCCTAGTCAAACGCCGCAACCACATGCGGATCGTCTGGTGTTGAAGCCGTCGAAATCAAAGATGCTGTCTTTGCGAATTTCGGGGTCATTATAGCAGCAAACGACTTATCTATCAAAGCTTTAAATGACAGGTCCGCAAAAGGCGCCTTCGGTCACCGGAACAAACCCGCTTTCGGGCCACAAACCCTCTTGCATTGATCCCGGGTTGTGCGCTATTATTCGGCGCCTTTGATCAGGTGGGGTCGTAGTTCAGTTGGTTAGAACGCCGGCCTGTCACGCCGGAGGTCGCGAGTTCGAGTCTCGTCGGCCCCGCCATTTTCAAGGGCAGAAAACGTGACAGGGAGGCCCGCGGGCCTCCCTTTTTTTTGTCCCGTCATCGGGAGGGCCCGGCATGAAAATTTCCGATCTGTTCGATGTCAGCGGCTGCGGCGCCGTCGTCACCGGGGGAGCCAGCGGCATCGGGCTCGGCTATGCCGAGGCCCTGGCCGCCGGCGGCGCGCGCGTGACGCTCCTGGACCTGGACCCCGTGCGCCTCGAGGCCGAAACCGGCCGGTTGCGCCGGGAGGGCTTCGATGTCCGCGGCTCTCTCGTGGACGTCACCGACCACGGCGCGCTCGACGCCGCTTTCGACGAGGCGGCCGCGCTCTACGGCCGGCTCGACGCCGCCTTCGCCAACGCCGGGATCGACCCGGGGGCCGGCTTTGTCGGCGCCTGGGCCGGGTCCGAACGTCCCCGCCTCCCCGGGGGGGCGCTCGAGAACTACACCGACCAGCGATGGAACCGGGTGATCGAGGTCAACCTCAACGGCATTTTCGCGACCGTGCGCGCCGCCGCCCGCCACATGAAGCCGCACCGGCGGGGGCGCGTCGTCGTCACCACCTCGCTCGCGAGCACCCGCATCGAGCCCGCCATCGGGGCGGCCTACATGACGGCCAAGGCGGGGGCGGCGCAGTTCATGCGCACGGCGGCCCTGGAGCTCGCGGCCTACGGCATCACCGTCAACGCCATCGCCCCCGGCTACATCGTCACCAACATCGGCGGGGGGCACGCTCACGACCCGGAGGAACAGGCGGCGGTCGCCCGGGCGATCCCGATGCACCGGGTGGGATTCCCCCGCGACCTGTACGGGCTGGCTCTTTTTCTGGCCTCGCCCGCCTCGGATTACATCACGGGCCAGGAGATCGTCGTCGACGGCGGCTGGGGGCTGGGGGCGGCGGACTGACCGGGCGCCGTCAGGCCGGATCCCGCGGACCGAGCAGGACGGCGATCCGCTCGGTGTCCGGGTGGCTCTTCAGGGCGATGAGGACGGTCATGGTCAGCGGGATGGAGAGGAAGATGCCCATGGGGCCCAGCACCCACCCCCAGAAGAGCATCGAGAGAAAGACCAGCAGGGTGGGCATGCCGAGTTCCCTCCCCAGGAAACGCGGCTCCAGGATCGTGCCCAGCAGGAGGTTGAGCGCCAGGTAGCCCAGGGCGACGAGCAGCGCGCTCCCCCACCCGAGCTGGATCAGGGCCAGCAGCACGACGGGGATTCCCGCCAGGATCGACCCGATGGTGGGGGCGTAATTGAGCAGAAAGGCCAGCAGCCCCCACAGGACGGGGAAATCGACTCCGAGAAACCAGAGCCAGGCGCCGGCCGCGACCCCGGTGGCGAGGCTGATGACGGTCTTGATGGCCAGGTAGCGGTAGAGGTTGGCCGTGAACGCCCCGAACCAGGCGAAACGGCTCTCCTCCATCGCGTAGGCCTTGCGGATCCTCCCCGGGAGTTCGGCCCCTTCGATCAGCATCAGCATCGCCACGAGCAGGATCAGAAAGCCGTTGGCCACGGCGTTGCCGAACTCCCTGAGCAGGTTGGCCGCAACCGTGATCGCCGCCCCGGGGTCGATCAGGCCGAGGATCCCCCTTTCGGGGATGTCGAGCCCCCGCCCCTGCGCCCAGTGGATCAGGGCCGCCGTCTCCATCCTCAGGCGCTCCGCGTAGAACGGGATCCGCCGGGTGAGCGATTCGAACGCCCCGACGGCGACGATCCCCGTGACGACGCCCAGGACCAGGATGACGGCCAGCACCGCCAGGACCGCGAGGACCCGGGGGACCCGGCGGCGCGTCAGCCAGGCCACCAGGGGCGAGAGCGCGATGGCGGCGAAAAGGCTGAGCATGACCGGGGCCACGATCACGCGCGCGGCCTTCATGCCCGCGATGATGACCACCAGGGCGGCCAGCAGAACGATTCCGCCGTAAATCGTGTCCGCCCTGCTTCGCTCCTCCGGCATGGGATCCCTCCCCCGTTCGTTCCCTGTTCTCTTAGATAGGACAACCGGGGGATGAATACAAGCGCGAATCGATCCCGGTTCCTATTCCGAAACGGGGGCGGGCGCCGGAATCCGCGGCGCTTTCAG is part of the Acidobacteriota bacterium genome and encodes:
- a CDS encoding SDR family oxidoreductase, producing MKISDLFDVSGCGAVVTGGASGIGLGYAEALAAGGARVTLLDLDPVRLEAETGRLRREGFDVRGSLVDVTDHGALDAAFDEAAALYGRLDAAFANAGIDPGAGFVGAWAGSERPRLPGGALENYTDQRWNRVIEVNLNGIFATVRAAARHMKPHRRGRVVVTTSLASTRIEPAIGAAYMTAKAGAAQFMRTAALELAAYGITVNAIAPGYIVTNIGGGHAHDPEEQAAVARAIPMHRVGFPRDLYGLALFLASPASDYITGQEIVVDGGWGLGAAD
- a CDS encoding AI-2E family transporter; amino-acid sequence: MPEERSRADTIYGGIVLLAALVVIIAGMKAARVIVAPVMLSLFAAIALSPLVAWLTRRRVPRVLAVLAVLAVILVLGVVTGIVAVGAFESLTRRIPFYAERLRMETAALIHWAQGRGLDIPERGILGLIDPGAAITVAANLLREFGNAVANGFLILLVAMLMLIEGAELPGRIRKAYAMEESRFAWFGAFTANLYRYLAIKTVISLATGVAAGAWLWFLGVDFPVLWGLLAFLLNYAPTIGSILAGIPVVLLALIQLGWGSALLVALGYLALNLLLGTILEPRFLGRELGMPTLLVFLSMLFWGWVLGPMGIFLSIPLTMTVLIALKSHPDTERIAVLLGPRDPA